In Symmachiella dynata, the following are encoded in one genomic region:
- a CDS encoding aminotransferase class IV, translating into MSAEPIVYLNGEYLAASQASVSLADWGLHGVAVTEMTRTFGQRCFRLDDHLDRLNASADQLGIAVDLLRDDWHKITETVVNHHAALVGKTGELMVNHVISAGLNSMNAAPNHSGPTIYVRTFPLQFSRWAAKYQNGQHLVVPEMRQIPTECLNPRIKSRNRLHWYLADRQAREIDADASALLLDLQGHLTETSAGNVFIVREKTILTPRSEVTLGGISRMVVRDIAQFLGISYEEQNITLTEALSADEVFTSSTGYCVLPVTKIDGQPIGDGQPGAVYQHILETWNMMAGLDIAAQAVEQSVVESQ; encoded by the coding sequence ATGTCCGCCGAGCCGATTGTCTACCTCAACGGAGAGTACCTCGCTGCGTCGCAGGCGAGTGTATCGCTGGCGGACTGGGGCCTGCATGGCGTCGCGGTGACGGAAATGACGCGGACGTTTGGCCAACGTTGTTTTCGCTTGGACGATCATCTGGACCGTTTGAATGCTTCGGCCGATCAACTGGGGATCGCCGTCGATTTGCTCCGTGACGACTGGCATAAGATTACAGAGACCGTCGTCAACCACCACGCGGCACTTGTGGGCAAAACCGGCGAGTTGATGGTCAACCACGTGATCTCCGCTGGGCTCAATTCGATGAATGCGGCACCGAATCACAGTGGACCAACAATCTACGTGCGCACATTTCCGCTACAATTTTCGCGGTGGGCGGCCAAATATCAAAACGGCCAGCATTTGGTCGTTCCAGAAATGCGACAAATCCCCACCGAATGTCTCAATCCGAGAATCAAATCCCGCAACCGTCTGCATTGGTATCTCGCGGATCGGCAGGCTCGAGAAATCGACGCCGATGCGTCAGCGTTGCTGTTGGATTTACAGGGGCATCTAACCGAAACGAGCGCGGGTAATGTTTTTATCGTCCGCGAGAAAACTATTCTGACGCCACGGTCTGAGGTCACGCTCGGAGGAATCAGCCGGATGGTCGTGCGGGATATTGCTCAATTTTTAGGTATCAGTTACGAAGAACAAAATATCACGCTGACCGAGGCACTGTCCGCCGATGAGGTATTCACCTCGTCCACCGGGTATTGTGTCCTGCCGGTGACGAAAATCGATGGACAACCCATTGGCGACGGCCAACCGGGCGCGGTGTATCAACACATTTTGGAAACATGGAATATGATGGCCGGGCTGGATATTGCCGCTCAGGCCGTTGAGCAATCTGTAGTCGAATCACAATAA
- a CDS encoding two-component regulator propeller domain-containing protein — translation MKRIFGSLWVVLLAATFTAVAPAITNAADKKIVDKPFLQDYRGPFIKAAVPKGQDVRKSGNNIRAIAVDTNDIIWAATADGLMQVQEDQLVSPEGATVDGSTYAVLANPDGSLWVGAWNGLFRIADGQVTQDTGIEGPVTLLRRTGKRLFAATPRGLFEKTDDAWKKVEGPWATNIYDVVVAGDDLYIAAWSGLYRQSAGETQWLQGKEQALSRRVNSLAADRNGHVWIGSAAGIDIYRDGRRVAAITPEQGLPSTSIQCLNLGHDGRLWVGTAIGAARFDGKSWSFRHSLRWLPNDNVRDIEFLKDGSAVIATADGISIIRQREMTLESKADFFEKLVRARHVRPPGLMERCRLAVAGDISTFEPMDTDNDGMYTGLYMAAESYRYAVTKAADAKANATEAFRAMEFLQTVTGTPGFVARTVIPVEWDRMADGNRTYTDEDAADHFAREARWKKVENRWRKSADGKWLWKGDTSSDEITGHFFSYPIYYDLVADDAEKKRVAALVGRIMDHIIEGGYVLRDIDGQATRWGVWSPEKLNNDPNWWLERGVNSVEALTYLTIAKHVTGDEKYDREIDRLLYKEHYAENILKPLRTGNDYFTYIGYQLLAFCYPALLTYEQDPARRVLYRESMEAWFAPVRRDDSPLFGFVYAAFSGGDAKLGACAELLRDVPLDQIQYTIHNSQREDVEVVGIPVEGRRQTRRLLPPSERAVFRWDRNVYFVDHGAGGRWEGSTAFWLMPYWMGRYYDLITPPEK, via the coding sequence ATGAAACGAATATTTGGGTCCCTCTGGGTCGTCCTGTTGGCAGCAACCTTCACTGCTGTCGCTCCCGCGATTACGAATGCCGCTGACAAAAAAATCGTCGACAAGCCGTTCTTGCAAGATTATCGCGGCCCGTTCATCAAAGCCGCCGTCCCCAAAGGTCAAGATGTTCGAAAGTCAGGGAACAATATCCGCGCCATTGCGGTCGATACCAACGATATAATCTGGGCAGCCACAGCCGACGGATTGATGCAAGTCCAGGAGGATCAATTGGTCTCTCCGGAGGGTGCGACCGTCGATGGCTCCACGTACGCGGTTTTGGCAAATCCCGACGGCTCATTGTGGGTCGGCGCATGGAATGGATTGTTTCGGATCGCAGACGGTCAGGTCACACAGGATACGGGGATCGAAGGGCCAGTCACGTTGCTCAGACGAACAGGCAAACGGCTCTTTGCTGCCACGCCCCGCGGACTGTTTGAAAAAACCGACGATGCCTGGAAGAAAGTGGAAGGGCCCTGGGCCACGAATATTTATGACGTCGTGGTGGCCGGCGACGATCTGTATATTGCTGCCTGGTCCGGATTGTATCGCCAATCGGCCGGCGAAACGCAGTGGTTGCAAGGCAAAGAACAGGCGCTGAGTCGCCGCGTCAATTCTCTGGCAGCGGATCGCAACGGTCATGTCTGGATCGGTTCGGCAGCGGGAATCGACATCTATCGCGACGGCCGCCGCGTTGCTGCCATCACCCCCGAACAAGGACTCCCCTCGACAAGCATCCAGTGTCTGAACTTGGGGCATGACGGACGACTGTGGGTGGGCACGGCCATTGGTGCCGCTCGATTTGACGGCAAAAGTTGGTCGTTCCGGCACAGCCTGCGTTGGCTGCCCAATGACAACGTGCGCGACATTGAATTTTTGAAAGACGGCTCAGCAGTCATCGCCACTGCGGACGGAATCAGCATCATTAGGCAACGGGAGATGACACTCGAATCGAAAGCAGATTTTTTTGAAAAACTCGTCCGCGCACGACACGTCCGTCCCCCCGGCCTGATGGAACGTTGCCGGCTGGCGGTTGCTGGTGATATCTCAACCTTCGAACCGATGGATACCGACAACGACGGCATGTACACCGGCCTGTATATGGCGGCCGAATCCTATCGTTATGCTGTTACCAAAGCAGCTGATGCCAAGGCGAACGCCACCGAAGCGTTTCGCGCCATGGAGTTTCTACAAACCGTGACCGGCACCCCCGGATTCGTGGCCCGCACGGTGATTCCCGTCGAATGGGACCGCATGGCGGACGGCAACCGGACTTATACCGACGAAGACGCCGCCGATCACTTTGCTCGCGAAGCACGTTGGAAGAAAGTGGAGAATCGTTGGCGAAAAAGCGCCGACGGAAAATGGCTGTGGAAAGGGGACACCAGTTCCGACGAAATCACCGGCCATTTCTTCAGCTATCCAATCTACTACGACCTGGTCGCCGACGATGCTGAGAAAAAACGTGTCGCCGCTTTGGTCGGACGGATTATGGATCACATCATCGAAGGCGGTTACGTTCTCCGCGACATCGATGGCCAAGCAACACGTTGGGGCGTTTGGTCGCCCGAAAAATTGAACAACGATCCCAACTGGTGGTTGGAACGGGGCGTCAATTCAGTCGAGGCGCTGACCTATCTGACGATCGCGAAGCATGTCACAGGCGACGAGAAATATGATCGCGAAATTGATCGACTGCTTTACAAAGAGCACTACGCGGAAAACATCCTCAAGCCGCTCAGAACCGGCAACGACTATTTTACCTATATCGGATATCAGTTGTTGGCGTTTTGTTATCCGGCGCTGCTGACCTATGAACAAGACCCCGCGCGTCGCGTGCTCTATCGCGAAAGCATGGAAGCTTGGTTCGCCCCAGTGCGGCGGGATGACAGCCCGTTGTTTGGTTTTGTCTATGCGGCCTTCTCCGGCGGGGACGCAAAGCTCGGCGCGTGTGCTGAACTTCTGCGGGACGTGCCGTTGGATCAGATTCAATACACCATTCACAACTCACAGCGAGAGGATGTTGAGGTCGTGGGAATCCCCGTTGAGGGACGAAGGCAAACCCGCCGTCTGCTTCCTCCCAGTGAACGGGCGGTGTTTCGTTGGGATCGCAATGTCTATTTCGTTGACCATGGGGCCGGCGGACGCTGGGAGGGCAGCACCGCGTTTTGGTTGATGCCCTACTGGATGGGGCGATACTACGACCTCATCACCCCGCCGGAAAAATAG
- a CDS encoding M24 family metallopeptidase: protein MSHLYEPLTLDLDYCRQRQQRLLAVMERLDIQRAVLFQPEHVQYFTGFRPGGLLNAAVSLDADGHCLLVAPNNAPEHAAVDEVVTFEAQWHCTLRQDQREAIAAILRTAWSGRSAASRVGVEFANTGRHLDPLFADIAIVDLEPELWDLRRAKDPDELAMIRRAVACTEAMYARAREVIEPGVTEIEVYNQLHAAAVEVAGEPLTGFGNDFQCNSPGGPPRNRAAEAGELFVLDLGPGYRGYYADNCRSMRVGATINDEQQHAWQAIVDVLQMVEETVRPGLSAQKLFHRAQEMLDEYRTGAFFHHLGHGIGLFPHEGPHLNPHWEDTFAVGDVFTAEPGLYGPELRAGIRLEENYVVTETGVERLTGYPLEL, encoded by the coding sequence ATGAGTCATTTGTACGAACCTCTAACGCTCGATTTGGACTATTGCCGTCAGCGGCAACAACGTTTGTTGGCGGTGATGGAACGTCTCGATATCCAGCGGGCGGTGTTGTTTCAGCCGGAACATGTGCAGTATTTCACCGGTTTTCGGCCGGGTGGCTTGTTGAACGCCGCCGTGAGTTTGGATGCCGACGGGCATTGTCTGTTGGTTGCTCCCAACAACGCGCCGGAGCATGCGGCGGTCGATGAGGTGGTAACGTTCGAGGCACAATGGCATTGCACATTGCGGCAGGATCAGCGCGAGGCGATTGCAGCGATTCTCCGCACTGCCTGGAGCGGGCGGTCGGCTGCGAGTCGCGTGGGAGTGGAGTTCGCGAATACGGGGCGGCATTTAGATCCATTGTTTGCGGACATTGCCATTGTCGACCTCGAACCAGAGTTGTGGGACTTACGGCGGGCAAAAGATCCGGACGAATTGGCGATGATTCGACGTGCGGTCGCTTGCACCGAAGCCATGTACGCCCGTGCTCGTGAGGTGATTGAACCGGGCGTGACAGAAATCGAGGTTTATAACCAACTGCATGCCGCTGCGGTGGAAGTGGCGGGGGAACCGCTGACCGGATTTGGGAATGATTTTCAATGCAACTCCCCCGGCGGCCCGCCTCGTAATCGCGCGGCCGAGGCGGGGGAGTTATTCGTGCTCGACTTGGGACCGGGGTACCGGGGGTACTATGCCGACAATTGCCGTTCGATGCGCGTCGGCGCAACGATTAACGACGAACAGCAACATGCCTGGCAAGCCATTGTCGATGTGCTGCAAATGGTCGAGGAAACGGTCCGTCCCGGTTTGAGCGCGCAGAAGTTGTTCCATCGTGCGCAAGAGATGCTGGACGAATACCGCACGGGGGCGTTCTTTCATCACTTGGGGCACGGCATCGGTTTGTTTCCCCATGAAGGTCCACATCTCAACCCGCATTGGGAAGACACGTTTGCCGTTGGTGATGTTTTTACTGCGGAGCCGGGACTGTACGGACCGGAACTGCGCGCGGGGATTCGCCTGGAAGAGAATTACGTGGTGACGGAAACCGGCGTGGAGCGATTGACGGGGTATCCGTTGGAGCTGTGA
- a CDS encoding response regulator: MKLLLADDSGTMRTIQKRCLLKLGLAETDITEAEDGQQALTQFESANFDVVLSDWNMPNMDGLTFLQKVRETNKDVPFIMITTEAERARVVTAIQAGVTDYLVKPFTPDDLRAKLEKWVAAPV; encoded by the coding sequence ATGAAATTACTACTGGCCGACGACTCGGGAACAATGCGGACGATTCAAAAGCGATGCCTGCTCAAATTGGGTTTGGCTGAAACGGATATCACAGAAGCTGAAGATGGACAACAGGCGCTGACACAATTTGAATCCGCGAATTTCGATGTCGTGTTGAGCGATTGGAATATGCCCAACATGGACGGTCTGACGTTCCTGCAAAAGGTCCGCGAGACCAATAAGGACGTCCCGTTTATCATGATCACCACCGAAGCCGAACGGGCGCGGGTGGTCACGGCCATTCAAGCCGGCGTGACCGATTATTTGGTGAAGCCCTTCACTCCGGACGACCTTCGGGCCAAATTGGAGAAATGGGTCGCGGCGCCTGTGTAG